In Blastopirellula sp. J2-11, a single genomic region encodes these proteins:
- a CDS encoding Maf family protein, whose protein sequence is MYPSLILASGSPRRHELLTVAGIDFQVCLPHADAETPPQAGESPRETVLRLARDKAANVALRTEEGIILAADTLAQCDDLPLGKPRDRNHAREILQTLRGREHTVVTAICLWRRPDDFVAVDAAESHLRMRMLSDQEIESYLDTGLWEGKAGAFGLQDRIDWIEVVNGSQSNVVGLPLELLAILLMNFHE, encoded by the coding sequence ATGTATCCCAGCTTGATCTTGGCCAGCGGCTCTCCTCGTCGACACGAATTATTGACCGTCGCGGGAATTGATTTTCAGGTATGTCTACCGCATGCCGACGCCGAAACTCCGCCCCAGGCCGGCGAATCGCCGCGTGAAACGGTTTTGCGTCTGGCCCGCGATAAAGCGGCGAATGTCGCGCTGCGCACCGAGGAAGGAATCATTTTGGCCGCGGACACCTTGGCCCAATGCGATGACTTGCCGCTCGGAAAACCGCGTGATCGTAATCATGCCCGTGAAATCTTGCAAACGCTGCGTGGTCGCGAACATACGGTCGTTACCGCGATTTGTCTCTGGCGTCGGCCGGATGATTTTGTCGCCGTCGATGCGGCCGAATCGCATTTGCGCATGCGAATGCTCAGCGACCAAGAGATCGAATCGTATCTCGACACCGGCCTATGGGAAGGAAAAGCAGGCGCGTTTGGCCTGCAGGATCGTATCGACTGGATCGAAGTGGTCAACGGCAGCCAATCGAACGTTGTCGGACTGCCGCTCGAACTATTGGCGATTTTGCTGATGAATTTCCATGAGTAA
- a CDS encoding class I SAM-dependent methyltransferase, with amino-acid sequence MSLPLDVLDCPICGQALIHQDDTLACKSPTCGHVYPTSRGVPILINEANSIFDISGFEAEEETFFRSNHPLHEWISEHLPDLSCNVSAQKNLATLAELLKARNRPVRVLVIGGGVVGAGLDQLLGDTSIEVIETDASWGPRTQIICDAHSLPFRGDAFDAVIVQAVLEHVVDPQCCVEEIYRVLRRDGLVYADTPFIQQVHGRQFDFTRFTRLGHRRLFRHFEEVESGVTCGPGMALAWTARYFMMSFFQSKRLRQAASLAARCSLFWLKYFDYYLVRRKASFDAASAFFFIGRKSESILSDRDLIADYQGGF; translated from the coding sequence ATGTCGCTACCGTTAGACGTATTGGACTGTCCCATCTGCGGACAAGCCTTGATTCATCAAGATGATACGCTGGCGTGCAAATCGCCGACGTGTGGTCACGTCTATCCCACATCTCGCGGCGTGCCGATTTTGATCAACGAAGCGAACAGTATCTTTGATATCAGCGGATTTGAAGCGGAAGAGGAAACCTTTTTTCGCTCGAACCATCCGCTGCACGAGTGGATCAGCGAACATCTTCCCGATTTATCGTGCAATGTTTCCGCCCAGAAAAATCTCGCAACCCTGGCCGAGTTATTGAAAGCCCGTAACCGACCGGTTCGCGTGTTGGTCATCGGCGGCGGGGTTGTTGGCGCCGGACTCGATCAATTGCTTGGCGATACGTCGATTGAAGTGATCGAAACGGACGCCTCTTGGGGGCCGAGAACGCAAATTATTTGCGACGCTCACAGTTTGCCGTTTCGCGGCGACGCATTTGACGCCGTGATCGTGCAAGCGGTGCTGGAACATGTAGTGGACCCGCAATGCTGCGTGGAAGAAATTTACCGCGTGCTTCGCCGGGATGGCCTTGTTTACGCCGATACGCCGTTCATTCAACAAGTGCATGGTCGCCAGTTCGATTTCACCCGCTTCACGCGACTCGGACATCGCCGGCTGTTTCGCCATTTTGAAGAAGTCGAAAGCGGCGTGACGTGCGGCCCCGGCATGGCGCTGGCCTGGACGGCGCGCTATTTCATGATGAGCTTCTTCCAATCGAAGCGTCTTCGCCAGGCAGCCAGTTTGGCGGCGCGATGCAGCCTGTTTTGGCTGAAATACTTCGATTACTACCTCGTTCGGCGGAAGGCGTCGTTTGACGCGGCGTCGGCCTTCTTTTTTATTGGCCGGAAGAGCGAGTCGATTTTGAGCGATCGCGATTTGATCGCCGACTATCAGGGCGGGTTTTAA